From one Catharus ustulatus isolate bCatUst1 chromosome 1, bCatUst1.pri.v2, whole genome shotgun sequence genomic stretch:
- the ODF1 gene encoding outer dense fiber protein 1 isoform X1, whose product MSSHCHLRDHCHPRDHCHHHLHLSHHCHPSHHCHTSHHCHPRDHCHSSHHCHTSHHCHPSHHCHPSHHCHLRDLCHLRDLCHLRDHCHLRDHCHLRDHCHLHNWRHISRQMRMLDLRLQLLRDRLCAARLHRLSLPCCCSHHHGCHGFRCPGRRALIARAKRLGMLLSSSCCNLPCNLPCSLPCDVKCFDPHDVCVSVNDGKVTVHAEHKDECDTGLSKSCSYRRFTKEFSLPPGEEEVTYSEESNSVTKIEPPKCCSHLCDL is encoded by the exons ATGTCGAGCCACTGCCATCTTCGGGACCATTGTCACCCTCGGGACCACTGTCATCATCACCTTCACCTTTCGCACCACTGTCACCCTTCGCACCACTGTCACACTTCGCACCACTGCCACCCTCGGGACCACTGTCACTCTTCGCACCACTGTCACACTTCGCACCACTGTCACCCTTCACACCACTGTCACCCTTCGCACCACTGCCACCTTCGGGACCTCTGCCACCTGCGAGACCTCTGTCACCTTCGGGACCACTGCCACCTTCGGGACCACTGCCACCTCCGGGACCACTGCCACCTGCATAACTGGAGGCACATATCGAGGCAGATGCGGATGCTGGACCTGCGCCTGCAGCTGCTCCgtgacaggctgtgtgcagCCCGCCTGCACAGGCTGTCCCTCCCTTGCTGCTGCTCGCACCATCACGGCTGCCACGGCTTCCGCTGCCCAGGGAGAAGGGCCCTCATTGCAAG GGCAAAAAGACTTGGCATGCTATTGAGCTCATCCTGTTGCAACCTTCCTTGCAACCTTCCTTGCAGCCTTCCTTGCGACGTGAAGTGTTTTGACCCCCATGATGTCTGTGTGTCAGTGAATGACGGGAAGGTGACGGTGCATGCGGAGCACAAGGACGAATGCGACACAGGATTGTCAAAGTCATGCAGCTACAGAAGATTCACGAAGGAATTCAGCCTGCCaccaggggaggaggaggtcACCTACTCAGAGGAATCCAACAGTGTCACGAAGATTGAGCCACCCAAGTGCTGCTCTCATCTCTGTGacctctga
- the ODF1 gene encoding outer dense fiber protein 1 isoform X2: MSSHCHLRDHCHPRDHCHHHLHLSHHCHPSHHCHTSHHCHPRDHCHSSHHCHTSHHCHPSHHCHPSHHCHLRDLCHLRDLCHLRDHCHLRDHCHLRDHCHLHNWRHISRQMRMLDLRLQLLRDRLCAARLHRLSLPCCCSHHHGCHGFRCPGRRALIASLPCDVKCFDPHDVCVSVNDGKVTVHAEHKDECDTGLSKSCSYRRFTKEFSLPPGEEEVTYSEESNSVTKIEPPKCCSHLCDL, from the exons ATGTCGAGCCACTGCCATCTTCGGGACCATTGTCACCCTCGGGACCACTGTCATCATCACCTTCACCTTTCGCACCACTGTCACCCTTCGCACCACTGTCACACTTCGCACCACTGCCACCCTCGGGACCACTGTCACTCTTCGCACCACTGTCACACTTCGCACCACTGTCACCCTTCACACCACTGTCACCCTTCGCACCACTGCCACCTTCGGGACCTCTGCCACCTGCGAGACCTCTGTCACCTTCGGGACCACTGCCACCTTCGGGACCACTGCCACCTCCGGGACCACTGCCACCTGCATAACTGGAGGCACATATCGAGGCAGATGCGGATGCTGGACCTGCGCCTGCAGCTGCTCCgtgacaggctgtgtgcagCCCGCCTGCACAGGCTGTCCCTCCCTTGCTGCTGCTCGCACCATCACGGCTGCCACGGCTTCCGCTGCCCAGGGAGAAGGGCCCTCATTGCAAG CCTTCCTTGCGACGTGAAGTGTTTTGACCCCCATGATGTCTGTGTGTCAGTGAATGACGGGAAGGTGACGGTGCATGCGGAGCACAAGGACGAATGCGACACAGGATTGTCAAAGTCATGCAGCTACAGAAGATTCACGAAGGAATTCAGCCTGCCaccaggggaggaggaggtcACCTACTCAGAGGAATCCAACAGTGTCACGAAGATTGAGCCACCCAAGTGCTGCTCTCATCTCTGTGacctctga